From Dermochelys coriacea isolate rDerCor1 chromosome 9, rDerCor1.pri.v4, whole genome shotgun sequence, one genomic window encodes:
- the LOC119860940 gene encoding probable G-protein coupled receptor 83: MSRHVWFPLQYISKPYRRAQDRNGSDFFSALYGFPNRSSFFHGDLDLDDMGDFDRGTRYEGESQSRTVKALLIAAYSVIIGISLFGNILVCHVVIKNRRMHSATSLFIVNLAIADIMITLLNTPFTLVRFVSSTWVFGKLMCHISRFVQYCSVHVSVLTLAAIALDRHQVIMHPLKPRMSIAKGGICIIIIWVMASCFSLPHAIYQNLARFYIGNRTIRMVCLPSFPPPADLFWKYLDLTTFVLLYVLPLLVISITYTMVAKKLWLRNAIGDITMEQYFAHQRKKKMTLKMLMVVLVVFAVCWFPLNCYLLLISSKAIHSNNALYFAFHWFAMSSTCYNPFIYCWLNESFRSELKSLLCVCRRKNAAQSHALQSISPPFRHAWAENCHYKRDSCSQKARTPSQRNSAKTDISSVQPIVTGS, from the exons ATGAGCCGCCACGTGTGGTTCCCCTTGCAGTACATCTCCAAACCCTACCGCCGGGCACAGGACCGCAATGGCTCCGACTTCTTCTCCGCCCTCTACGGCTTCCCCAACCGATCCTCCTTCTTCCACGGCGACTTGGACCTGGACGACATGGGGGACTTCGACAGGGGCACCCGGTACGAAGGCGAGTCCCAGAGCCGGACGGTGAAGGCGCTGCTCATCGCCGCCTATTCGGTGATCATCGGCATCTCGCTCTTCGGCAATATCCTGGTCTGCCACGTGGTGATCAAGAACAGGAGGATGCATTCGGCCACCAGCCTCTTCATTGTCAACCTGGCCATCGCGGACATCATGATCACCCTCCTGAACACGCCGTTCACACTG GTGCGATTTGTAAGCAGTACCTGGGTCTTCGGAAAGCTGATGTGTCACATAAGCCGGTTTGTCCAGTACTGTTCTGTCCATGTTTCTGTGCTTACCCTTGCAGCCATTGCACTGGATCGACACCAG GTTATAATGCACCCTTTGAAACCCCGGATGTCAATTGCTAAAGGAGGAATTTGCATCATTATAATCTGGGTTATGGCCAgctgcttctcccttccccatgccATCTACCAGAATCTAGCAAGATTTTATATTGG GAACAGAACTATACGAATGGTCTGTCTCCCCAGCTTCCCTCCTCCTGCTGATCTCTTCTGGAAGTACCTGGACTTGACTACTTTTGTACTCTTGTATGTCCTGCCCTTGCTTGTGATCTCCATCACGTATACAATGGTAGCCAAGAAGCTCTGGCTAAGGAATGCCATTGGAGACATCACCATGGAGCAATACTTTGCCCATCAGCGGAAGAAGAAGATGACACTGAAGATGTTGATGGTGGTGTTGGTGGTTTTTGCTGTCTGCTGGTTCCCACTGAACTGCTACTTGCTGCTCATCTCCAGCAAGGCCATCCACAGCAACAATGCTCTGTACTTTGCTTTCCACTGGTTCGCCATGAGCAGCACCTGCTACAATCCCTTCATTTACTGCTGGCTCAATGAGAGCTTCCGCTCTGAGCTCAAGTCCCTGTTGTGTGTGTGCCGGCGAAAGAATGCAGCCCAGAGCCACGCACTGCAGTCCATCTCTCCTCCTTTCAGGCATGCCTGGGCTGAGAATTGTCATTATAAAAGGGACAGCTGCTCTCAGAAAGCAAGAACACCTTCCCAAAGAAACTCTGCAAAGACAGACATATCCAGTGTCCAGCCAATTGTGACAGGGAGCTAA